A section of the Engraulis encrasicolus isolate BLACKSEA-1 chromosome 8, IST_EnEncr_1.0, whole genome shotgun sequence genome encodes:
- the six5 gene encoding homeobox protein SIX5, with amino-acid sequence MASLSSEQNEICNEESTDESPKAKIKKEKDPDEASEELLETFRKSELSFSSDQVACVCEALLQAGNVDRLWRFLSTIPPSADLLRGNETLLKAQALVAFHREEFKQLYALIESHDFHPSNHGFLQDLYLQARYKEAERSRGRSLGAVDKYRLRKKFPLPKTIWDGEETVYCFKEKSRNALKDCYKINRYPTPDEKKNLAKATGLSLTQVSNWFKNRRQRDRTPSGTNSKSESDGNHSTEDEASKDMDDGILKRHGHEDLLGVSVSVSTAASLFSITGTTVGAGATTGQLILNSAGGFLTASPHPLLLNGSSLLSGAGGSSVIINGLALNDGSLNAVTLSPVTTATTNPPLLLNGAQVIPRAAAVTTTPTTAVSLGDLGLEVTSSSASDMETQASLPTVVLNAHAGPNGTITLPLTEDGKVLTSAVVGGGGGGGGGGTVTPSSLSTLDFINSIGVPEGLVLKTEDGVQTLSLTPISTTTPSSSSSSSLSSSSSSCSSVSSPTPLSPLAVNPSGRTPETMSPVSATIVPQSGGGGGGGGVVISNPMVPLTLTPQQQTPQQPEIVVFASTASSQLSPTNSNIYQVVSTSSSTSTSTPTQVLSLPQVVPSIQGIPVSQLVHQHHPSTTAQVSPCPQLVPVSPITTTTHHQLPQVSAVPPQLQSQMLHIAPRLAPVVVPQQSGAASTTATLSDGNIVSLSQLTAAGGQGLLPQGLTLQLSDPSSSSSQSGGLLSQTHRTISTTVAAAPPQLISSPTTQVVPVSQSKDLGLGLPQLVPVSMPQLVPVSSISTAAVPNGAISFPQVVQSSPSFSIPSGGAFQILSSSPGVGVGVPQAPLRVNQLGTLQTVGPPTATATPGVQILNSGSIIQIPSSTPGAGNFVLTGGIGGMGASPILSLQQGKLILTIPAGIQFTSVPVNKPAVPETTPMVPNITGITDQPPVILTSDTPIGTSAVVTPPAAATVPASPSLQCSPLGFVNVNSGLYCSPEHGAPANPSPVGSPDTPDCSSASGGTQTPSGGGGGGGPLPPAPPPPTQGVVLPLPLPLPPPSLVTQSALSPESMLTLSPPSDMQLSAPQLTPGTWSPASLSSSATLALFDVGGGRGSKVAGNLSEEDPGLGLGLQSSDGLLLGGTTPPHSGGDDDMDKDSPLGGGAEDMDESKILTQLQAVPVDDDLGL; translated from the exons ATGGCTTCCTTGTCTTCGGAACAAAACGAGATTTGCAACGAAGAGTCGACAGATGAGTCACCAAAAGccaaaataaagaaagagaaggaCCCGGACGAGGCTTCGGAGGAGCTGCTTGAAACTTTTCGCAAGTCGGAGCTTAGCTTTTCAAGTGACCAAGTGGCATGTGTGTGCGAGGCACTTCTGCAGGCGGGTAATGTGGATCGCCTGTGGAGATTCCTCTCCACCATCCCTCCTTCTGCTGACCTGCTACGTGGCAATGAAACTTTACTGAAGGCCCAGGCACTGGTCGCCTTCCATCGGGAAGAATTCAAACAATTATACGCGCTAATAGAGAGCCATGACTTCCACCCCAGCAACCATGGGTTCCTGCAGGACCTTTACTTACAGGCAAGGTACAAGGAGGCAGAAAGGTCCCGAGGTCGGAGCCTGGGTGCTGTGGACAAGTATCGCCTTAGGAAAAAGTTCCCCCTGCCAAAAACTATTTGGGACGGAGAGGAGACTGTGTATTGCTTCAAAGAAAAGTCGCGCAATGCTCTCAAAGATTGTTACAAGATCAACAGGTATCCCACTCCAGACGAAAAGAAGAATTTAGCCAAAGCCACCGGACTATCCCTGACTCAAGTTAGCAACTGGTTCAAGAACcgaaggcagagagacagaacacCCTCCGGTACAAACAGCAAAAG TGAGTCTGATGGCAACCACAGCACGGAGGACGAGGCCAGCAAGGACATGGATGACGGCATCCTCAAGCGGCACGGCCACGAGGACCTGCTGGGGGTTTCCGTCTCCGTCTCTACCGCCGCCTCGCTCTTCTCCATCACGG GTACGACGGTCGGCGCCGGTGCCACCACGGGCCAGCTGATCCTGAACAGCGCGGGCGGCTTCCTCACGGCCTCCCCGCACCCTTTACTCCTCAACGGCAGCTCCCTGCTGTCCGGCGCCGGCGGCTCTAGCGTCATCATCAACGGCCTGGCCCTGAACGACGGGAGCCTCAACGCCGTCACGCTGAGCCCcgtcaccaccgccaccaccaaccCGCCGCTGCTCCTGAACGGGGCGCAGGTCATACCCAGGGCGGCGGCCGTGACGACGACGCCCACCACTGCGGTAAGCCTCGGAGATCTCGGCCTGGAGGTGACGTCGTCGTCGGCCAGCGACATGGAAACGCAGGCGAGTCTACCCACCGTGGTCCTGAACGCACACGCGGGTCCGAACGGCACCATCACGCTCCCGCTGACGGAGGACGGGAAAGTCTTGACGTCAgcggtggttggtggtggtggtggtggtggtggtggtggcacggTGACACCGTCGTCTCTGTCGACTCTGGACTTTATAAACTCCATCGGCGTCCCTGAGGGGCTGGTGTTAAAGACGGAGGACGGCGTACAGACATTGTCACTAACGCCCATATCCACCACCACTccctcttcctcgtcttcctcctccttatcatcgtcctcctcctcttgttcctCCGTGTCCTCCCcgacccccctctcccccttagCTGTGAATCCGAGCGGCCGAACCCCAGAGACTATGAGCCCTGTGTCGGCCACCATAGTCCCCCAgtcaggtggaggtggtggtgggggaggggtggtcaTCTCAAACCCTATGGTGCCTTTGACTTTAACTCCCCAGCAGCAAACGCCGCAGCAACCAGAGATTGTAGTGTTTGCTTCCACTGCTAGCTCCCAGCTAAGTCCCACTAACTCTAATATCTACCAGGTggtgtccacctcctcctccacctccacctccacccccacgcAGGTGCTCTCGCTCCCCCAGGTGGTGCCCTCCATCCAGGGCATCCCCGTGTCCCAGCTGGTCCACCAGCACCACCCCTCCACAACAGCCCAGGTGTCCCCCTGTCCCCAACTGGTCCCCGtgtcccccatcaccaccaccacccatcaccaGTTGCCGCAGGTGTCTGCTGTCCCTCCTCAGCTGCAGAGCCAAATGCTCCACATAGCTCCCCGTCTCGCCCCCGTTGTTGTACCGCAACAGTCCGGCGCGGCGTCCACCACCGCCACGCTCAGCGACGGTAATATCGTGTCCCTGTCACAGCTGACAGCGGCGGGAGGTCAAGGGTTGTTGCCTCAGGGGTTGACGCTGCAGCTTAGTGACCCGTCATCGTCGTCGTCCCAGAGCGGCGGCCTCCTCTCTCAGACTCATCGGACCATCAGCACCACCGTCGCCGCCGCTCCTCCGCAGCTCATTTCATCCCCCACCACCCAGGTGGTCCCTGTTTCTCAGTCCAAagacctgggcctgggcctgcccCAGCTAGTGCCCGTGTCCATGCCCCAGCTCGTGCCAGTCTCCTCCATCTCGACGGCGGCGGTGCCCAACGGAGCCATCTCGTTCCCCCAGGTGGTGCAAAGTAGCCCCTCGTTCTCCATACCGTCCGGGGGGGCCTTCCAGATCCTGAGCTCCAGCCCCGGCGTCGGAGTCGGGGTCCCCCAGGCACCCCTGAGGGTGAATCAGCTGGGGACGCTCCAAACTGTGGGGCCCCCCACGGCCACCGCCACTCCTGGGGTTCAGATCCTCAACTCGGGGAGCATCATCCAGATCCCCTCCAGTACCCCAG GTGCTGGTAACTTTGTGCTGACGGGAGGCATAGGAGGCATGGGGGCCAGTCCAATCCTGAGCCTGCAACAGGGCAAGCTCATCCTGACCATCCCGGCCGGCATCCAGTTCACCAGCGTCCCCGTCAACAAGCCTGCCGTCCCCGAGACCACCCCCATGGTCCCCAACATCACCGGGATCACCGACCAGCCTCCTGTCATCCTCACCTCCGACACCCCCATCGGCACCTCGGCAGTAGtcacaccaccagcagcagcaacagtcccGGCCTCCCCCTCTCTACAGTGCTCCCCGCTGGGCTTCGTCAACGTCAACTCCGGCCTCTACTGCAGCCCCGAGCACGGAGCTCCAGCCAACCCCAGCCCCGTGGGATCCCCCGACACCCCAGACTGCTCCTCCGCCTCCGGTGGCACCCAGACGCCctctggtggaggtggaggtggaggtcctcttccccctgctcctcctcctcccacccagGGGGTGGTGCTGCCCCTGCCCTTGCCCCTGCCCCCACCGTCCCTCGTCACCCAGTCCGCCCTCAGCCCCGAGAGCATGCTGACTCTGAGCCCCCCCAGTGACATGCAGCTCTCGGCCCCCCAGCTGACCCCGGGCACCTGGAGCCCCGCCTCCTTGTCCTCCTCGGCCACGCTGGCCCTGTTCGACGTCGGGGGTGGGCGGGGGTCAAAGGTCGCGGGGAACCTGTCGGAGGAGGACCCGGGGCTAGGGCTGGGGCTGCAGTCGAGCGACGGGCTGCTACTGGGGGGCACGACACCCCCGCACTCTGGGGGCGACGATGACATGGACAAGGACTCGCCATTAGGGGGCGGCGCAGAGGACATGGACGAGTCGAAAATCCTCACGCAGCTCCAGGCGGTGCCAGTCGACGATGATTTGGGATTATAG